Below is a window of Salvelinus fontinalis isolate EN_2023a chromosome 31, ASM2944872v1, whole genome shotgun sequence DNA.
TGTAGGGAAATTGAGTTCAAATGAAATGCCCTGAACCATGATCTTGGCTGTGGTATTTTCTGTGGATGACTCTGTGCTCCTCCAAATGTTTGTGGTGTGTTGTTCGGGGACGTTTTCCCATATGGCTTGTTATTCCACAAGGGCACTTTGTCTCTGTCAATCTCTAGATCGCTCCCCCTCCCTTTCTTgcattctctttctccctctttccacATCTCtgtaaaattttttttttttaaagtcaaggtctgaatactttccgaaggcactgtatctacagCCAACCTCTGATCTGTAGACCACCAACGGTCCCTGGGATGATACCAACAGGTCCCTGAGATGGTTGGCTGACTGACAGTTTGTCAGTTCTCAAGAGCTGGTTTTAATTTAAGGGGATACTTCAAAGAAGAGGGACCATAGCTCGCTGGTTGATAAACCTTAAAGGTTTAGAAACATTCCTTAACGGTCAGGTGGTACAGGATCTACAGTAAGGGGGTACAATCTACAGAgtgcttaaaaaaataaataaattgggcTCCCCCAAGTTATTCAACTTTTTcacaaataaaattaaaataaataaaaaattgcttCATTGAGGAAATCTGTTCCTAACTAAGTATTCACACAAATTTTTAAAAAGACGtgatctcccgggtggcgcagtggtctagggcactgcatcgcagtgctaactgcgccaccagagtctctgggttcgcccccaggctctgtcgcagccggccgcgaccgggaggtccgtggggcgacgcacaattgggctagcgtcgtccgggttagggagggtttggccggtagggatttccttgtctcatcgcgctccagcgactcctgtggcgggctgggcgctgtgcgcgctaaccaagggggccaggtgcacggtgtttcctccgacacattggtgcggctggcttccgggttggaggttgCCTACccctgtgttaaagaagcagtgcggcttggttgggttgtgcctcggaggacgcatgtctttcgaccttcgtctctcccgagcccgtacgggagttgtagcaatgagacaagatagtaattactagcgattggataccacgaaaattggggagaaaaggggagaaaatttaagaagaaagaaagaaaaaaaaaggaaaaaaaagacGTGATCTCAATGTATTCGTGGTATGAAATAATTGCTTTCAAAAGAACAATCTCTTTTTGGGCTTacagtagttgtggtcaatttACAGTGTACAAATTATCATTATTTTACGTCCCCCCTGACCATTCACTCTGACAAAAATAAGCccatggctgaatctagttgcctacccctgatCTACATTAAGGTGGACCTATTTAAAGTATGGAGGTATGATCTATAGTAGGGTGGTACGTCTTAGTACCTGTGGGGTCGTCCTCTGCCCCCTCTGTGGCCTCTGTGGCCTCTGGCTCGGTTTCAGCCTCAACCTCGCGGGTGATGGTGCTGACAATGCGCAGCTCGGGGAACAGAGTCACACCCTCAGGGCTCTCAAACTCTGCAGCGCCGCGGGCAAAGTGGTCGATGCCACTCAGGCTGATCTTGGGCTCCTCGGGCTGCAGCACCATCACGTATCCCGCCGCTTCCGGTACCAAGATGCACGTCTCCTCATTGAAGCACCTAGCAAGCCAACAGTTTCAGATTAGGTCCATTTCAGTCTAATATAAGCAGTACATTAGCCATGCAATTTGCGAGAAAAATATCCTCTGTCATTCTAAGTGCATGCAAATAGGGCAGGGGACCATTTGATTGTCTATACTGTGAAACTTTAAAACAGTTTGCAGTTCACTCGAAGCAGTCTTCCATTCTTTTCACCTCTATCTTACCATTTCACGTTTCATGTTGAATTGACTTTGGAAAAGGTAGGTACACACTACCCTCCATTTTACCTTTCTATTCAGATTTTTTTGATTAAATTCCCTTTGAATAAATAACCTTTTGAATCTTTATTTGAGTGTAAAGCAGCACCTTTTAAACATGTCAGTGATTTAACCATTTAAATATCATCATCTTTCACTGACACAAAATGTATATTATCATAAAGCATATATTGGTAAGCCTAGCTAAACAGCCAAACTCAGTAGCCATATTGCTATCTAATTGTACCAAGTGGTCTGGCGCACAGACTATGTATTATATCATTCAGGGcaggtttcccggacacagatcaAGCCTAGTTCTGGACTAAAAATCATGCTTAATGGAGAATATCTATACATTTTTTAGTCCAGggctaggcttaatctgtgtctgggaaactggcccaaaGTGTATATTGGGCCAAAGTGTTTATTGATGGCACGGGACACTCACTTGACGGTGGTGGAGACGCGGAGGTGTCGAATGCCGGGGGTGGGGAACTGGCGTGAGTTCAGGTAGGAGATGTGCTGCATGACCTTGTCGAAAGCCTCAATGTCATCGCCTTCCACGGTCAGCGACGACTGGTTGGGGTTGAACGCCacctgagagagaagaggtgatggcggcagagtGAGCCCCAACTGTTGATgttccatgttagtcatttagcagacgctcttatccagagcaacttacagtcattCAGTTTAGTAGGGGAAAAAAGACACATATCAAGACACATATCAAAGTTGCTAGAAGACTGAAGCCCCTCTTAGAGCTATACTCATGTTCAATGTACTTTCTTTTAGCCCTTAGTCCCATAACTTCAAGCAAGTTGTATTGTTATAAATGCGACTGTATTAGAGGTACACCAAATCCACTGGACTTAGTAACccagttaaagggatagttcactgcTTTGGTTTCGTTTCCCTGGAAGTTTACCAATGCTAACATTTCAGCATTTGTGGCtgaaatcccattcaagtcatgggaacgatattagcatttttcgcgcatcatgtccaaatcatccaaAGTATCAAAAATAGATTGTGAAGCTCACCAAACAGTGCCAGACACTGTCAGGGAAACTAAaggcatggattgctgtcataccttgtacatagactgcttacatgGTATGTGtaatgtgtaaaaaaaatatttaaaaaattgtgAACCATCCCTTTAAGTTTAGGAAAGCTGGTCCTAGAGCTGTACACAGGGGAAACTTCCCCCCAGAGCCCCTCCAGCCCCCCAGGCTATAGCTAGACCTCTCACCTTGACGGCTGAGGCCACCTCCTCAGGCAGCTGCACATCCAGGCCCTCCTTGCAGGTATACAGGCAGTCGATCACCTTCTTGTTCTCCAGCTTTCCCGACCGGATCATCAGGCCGGCCAGATTCCCCCGGAAAAACTGGGACATGCGAGCGTTGCCGCCTGGACCCAGCGAAGAGCGgaggagaaaacacacacacagtcagccagGCGTATAAATCTGCAGACTGACCTTTTCTGGGCGAGCGGTTTGAAGCATGCCATCTGAATGTGCAGCAAAGGCCGCGTGACTGGCGCTCTCATGCAAGTTAGTATGTGTGCCCTTAAAAGGCCTGAGAATGGATGACGGATGAGCTGATACAAGCCTCCAGCCAAACATGCACCAATCTGCAGTTTGATGGTGGAAAAAACAATGGATTGGAGGGGGGGTAGGGCATGCTATCATGGAATCGGTTCAATGTCTTCACTTCAAATGTTATTATcttacatacattttcataccaATATGTATCCTACAAGGCTATGGTGATTCTTGATATTTAAATATAATTTGtgtttttcaatatacttttgcTACAATCAGTTGTGAGGAAAATCTTAAATGTGACTTACATCCCAGTTAGcatatttggttccttggaagctGAGGGAATGCAAGAGTTTGccttcccattggttctgggaacgaagccataagtttcctgacggtaaaactggcctttttttcacgttctgagaacggaagtaaacattttgcctgttctgggaacatccctttttaggttgcaggggggttctgagaacgttttactatgattctctgaaagttttcctgggatgTTTAATTAACACTATGAGAATGGAAATGataggttatttgaaggtaattaaataacaGAACATTCTCTAAAATgtttgtaatgaaatgtaaaggtTATTTTTCtaactttcactgaatgtttcaataagacttttaataacactgctagcttagtttGGGCTAACTGTTCTGAACTCCAAGCAAAGATAGGACACGTGGAAATTAATTTGCTTAGTGCAAACACATTGTTTTATTGCACGCGGTCAGTGAGATTTGAACCTATGAACTTCTGTTTTCTATCCATGGAATTTGTCCACTGTGCCACCAGCATACCATGTTTTCTaaactcatacaaagctgttaaTTTTTGTCTATTCATACAGGCCCTGTTTCAAAGGAAGCAAGctctcattaagatcaggtgtggccaattagtagCCGCAGCCAACATACCTGAACACatttaacaagatagaggataaaGAGTGTTTGGTTGACACAGAGAACAGAATGTACGTTTTTAAACAACATTCTTAGAACTTACAAAGGTTTTCTTGTAGTTTTTAAATGTACACTTTTTTTACGTTCTCTGAATAATttaagaacatgactttaaatacaaCCATTAGGAAATCTTTTTGGAACCTTATACTGAAggactgaaattcccacagaagaacattgtttcttaacAATCTGAGAATGTTCCCAATATCAAaacagttggagaacgttcctagaatATTACCAAAATTTAAATTAAATGTAACTGTTGGAACTTTTTGGAAAGtaattaaagtaatgaaataccaagaaaataacgtttttttgtcaagttccttaaatgtgctgagaacgttccaaagccaagcaactaccCTGCACCATTCCAAGAAAGTTTGTATGCAATGTCGGCAGTACGtccaaaataaccataggacaaccatgctctcaccaagctctaagaaacatatggttctcagatcATTTAGTGCTAGCTGCGATGTATCCTATCAGTTATGGTTGTTAACAGGATTGTGTATCCTATCAGTTATGGTTAACTCATTACAATATACTGGTGCATTTCTTGAGGTGAAAATCGTAAGCTCGAGGTGAATATTGTGCAGGGATTTGATGCACCCGTTAGTGCATGAGGATGGGTCTGCTGTGGCTGCGTCACTGCAACGCAAATCTGGCCTCGCCTCTCTCAAGGTCACATTGTCCTGCAGCCAGCAGCAGAATCGCTGTGTCGCAAGCTGTGCATTGTTGCCATCAGATACTCTGGAGCCGCAGCTCCTTACACAAGGTCATGCACTGAAACGGTAAACATCTCCAAATACTGCATCGGGTAATAGAGAGCACCGTCTGAAGGCGAAATTGAGAGAATACCGCATTGGCTTATGAATAATAGAAATATCAAAGAGATACAAAAAAAAGCCGTCCAGGAATATGTTGCATCCAGTCTTACGCAGACTGTCTCATGCTAGAAATATAGAGTTAGAGAATCATTCCTCGTGCAGCTAGAATGTGGAAGACATTCTAGTCgggggtgatgatgatgatgatgccgtTAACAAGATGGACAAATGGCACATATTAAGGAGTAAGGGAAAGACTTGAGCAACCTGTGGAAGGCTCAGAGACTGTCTCATTGTCTTTGTCATGTCCTGGGTTGTCTGTAGAGAGTACAGGAGAGAGTTCAGGGAAAGAGAGCAGGGGGGAGGGGATTGAAAATCAGGAGAGGTTGGTTTGATGTTACACATGAACTCATAGTGCATCATCCTGGTAGCAGGGAAAGAgttaatactgtatgtacagtatatcagaACAATTACATGTACATATTTTAGGCATAAACACAAGGAGAACTACTACCATTGTATATCAATGGAAAAAAATTGCAATAAAAAAACAAATTCTCAAACAGAAAGCCTTATTCTAGCATTTTGTCCTTAGTAACTATCAATTTAAACTCAAATATCAATACTGGTATCTTAGCTGATACATGCATTGCCATGTAAGCTAAAGGATGACATCTTAAAACATCCTGATAAGGGATTTATTTTTGTTGTTAAGATAATATCTTTTGTCTGTTTTCATCAACATTCCCGCTGTGtcttgcctggtcccagatctgtttgagtTATCATGTCAACTCCAAATGTTTggtgatagcacaaacagatctgggaccaggctactttgTGGCTAGTTTACCTTGCCAGCAGGCCCCGATAGTGAGCTGCATGCCAATCTTGGAGGAGTGCAGGGGGTAGTCTTCGGTGACCAGGAAGGGCTCGAAGGTGGCCCCATCTACAAAGAGAGCCACGGAGGGGAACTCCACGTTCAGCACGTAGTGGTGCCACTCTTTGTCACACacctggagtgagagagagaggagaaggggcaGGAGGTCAAAATCAACTCTATCTAAATTAGTCTttcctcacctccttctcaacCTTATTGTCCTTGGTCCCTCCCTTCTGACTTTCTTCTCCAATACAATTTGAGAATGAGGCAAGGTGAGAGGATGCAAGAAATCAATTAAATATTGACTGGGTTGGAGCCTAGTCGAGGCCATGAGCAGGTAGACATGGCAAAGAGCTCATTCTGCATATGTTCTACTACCCTGCTCTCATTCTACAGTCCTCATAAACATATTTGTTATGGCAATGACAAAACTGATTGTGCTAATGGACAAACCATTTGGAATTTTGCTATGATTTTGAGAGGCAGCTGAAAATCATTGGTTGTTTTGGGGTTCTGGGACATTCTCACTAGTAAAATCTGGGACAATAAAATAACTACTACTACAGTCAAACTGTCTTGAGGTGTGGTGTCGAAAAAGGGGCAGTCTTGGTGTCCTGGTGACCAAGCAGACCACGAAAATAAGTGTTTTAATTAATGCTTTGAAGTGTTATCCTCTGCGATCAAATGCAAATGCATCTTGTTTGATGTATGCATTTGTTTTACCCCAAATTAAATTAAAAGTGTGGTAGCTCACCTGGTCCAGTTTCCAGTGGAACTCAGCTGGTTTGTAGTTCTCCGCCTCTGCGGGGTCCTGACGCAGCAGCAGGATGAGGTGACAGTTATGGACGTAGAGGGAGTAGTGGTGTCTGTTCATTTCTGTGGGATGGGCACCAGATTAGGGTTAAAGGTAGGTTTGCCAAGCTCCGGTAACGTTCCAATATTTCCAAGTTCTCCAAAAATCCCAGATGGTAGATTCACAGAATCAAAATAGAATGAGCTGGAATTCTCCAACCATGATTTCAAGACAACCTGGGAATTTTGGTAAAGTTGCCAGAATTTTGGACTGGGAATATTTTTGGAGTCCTATCACGAGAGGACAAATACTGTCTATTGATGTATGGGGTATCAGACCTGGGTACAAATCATAACCCTAATTATTTTCTTTCACATTCCTAAGCTGTGCTCGATTGAGCTTGCCAGGcacaatggaatagtcccaaaagtgcaaaccccatCATACCAGCACTCCAGACAGGCTCAACGGAGTACACATTATGGGGTATGTTTTACAGTGAGTAGAGGGTAGCGTACCGGTCTTGTCCGAGTTACAGAGGATGGTCTCCTTCTCCCTGGCCCCGGGGCCGTGCCTCATCCACACAGAGACGGTGAAGGGCTCCTTCAGGCTGGTGCTCACCACACCCTCGGGCACCTTGATGGCCTGCGTGCCGTTGAACTCAAACACCTGGTCGCTGTCATGCCCATTGTCTGTGGGCAGACCCACCGTCCAGTTGGCAGAGCTGCTTGGTGCAGGCAGTAATTCCACCGTGCCAGCGCTGGCGcctgagagaaacacacacacacacacaccgaatgcCAGGTTTAGACACAAATACACAATGCTACAGATAAGAAAAGCGATGACTCGTTTCCCCCAGCTAACAATTACATCATGTCAACAAATCAAATCCACTTTGTTCACTGAGGGTAGTTTTTTTTTGGAATGGACTGCATTACGAGGAATGGATGTTGTTTGGCACATTGCTTGATTAGCAGAGATACATGCTCTGAGCTACAGTATATCATGGTTGTTTTTGTTCTAGGTTTAGGGTTTCTCACCGCATAGCTTGTGCAGGGACTTCTCAGAGTAGGTGTCTCGGTCGCAGCCCTTTCCGATGTGATTGGTCTCCAGCTCGATGTTGGCTTGGATGGAGGTGATTGGCTCCTCGCAGGTCTCCAAGTGCATGCTGGGGAAAAGGGCCAGACTGCCTGTGCCAGGCTCGTACTCAATCCTCTTGTTGAAAcctgagaaagagaaagagagagaacgtgaaagagagaagagaaatgAGCAACATGTTTAGACGCAAAACCACAAATAATGGTATAAGACATTTGCAGTCGATACTCTGTTCATTCATTAGGCAGTGATTCTGACACTAGCTAAGAGAGGATAAGCCTGCGGGTTGAATGACCTCATTCCAATGGTATACTGTAAACTTTAGCCTTACAGAGTCCCACACACTAACAGATCCTGAAGCCATTTGAGAGTTACTGATAGAGTAGAGCCTTTGCTACCTTGCCAGCCGGGCTTGCAGGTGGGCTTAATGTTGATCTTGACCAGCACATCTTCTGAGGCGCGGTTCTTCCCACAGTCGTAGGCAGTCACCGTCAGTTTGTACATGCGCTCTTTGCTGTAGTTCAGCTTCTCTGTGTTCTTGATGAAGCCTgagtaaagaaaaaaaaaagaagaattgAGCTGATTTTGAGCTTTTCATTGATGGAATGCCAACACGCTACAGGTGCGCTAAGAACAAAAGTAAACAGTGCTAATCAAAGCCCAACTTTTAAAATCAGACACGCAAGGGATTATCATAATACAGAGATTGGCATTTCAAGGTGCAAGCCTACACTTCAAAGGCAAAGtgctaaataaaaaaaatgacagaCTTAATGTTTgctgagatcaataaaaaaatTGGTCGGGGTCCTTACCGTCCTTGTCAACAGTGAAGGGTACATCTGGGGTGACGATCTCGTAGCTGCAGATCTGGCTAAACTGGAATGAGCAGTCGGCATCCACTGCCTCCACCTTCAGGATGCTGTCATACTTCTTACCCTCGATGACCGTGGCTTTGTAGGACTTCTCCGTGAACACTGGGGAATACTCGTTGATGTCGTTCACTTGGATGTGGACAGTGGCCCTGTTGGGGTCAAAGTTAAACTGGTGACGACAGACTGACCGTCCAAAAAGATACATCCATCACACAAGCTTCTGTGAATTACATTAGTCTCTGCTTAGCTAACTAAGTAATCTGTGCAATAATCAATTTTAGGATGGCTGTATTGCAGCCGATCACAAGTTATCATAATGTTGCATTACAGCTAGATAACTTTGATTATACTAACATAATCAAGGATAGTAAGGAAGGATGGCTCAATGTGGGCACGGGAGAACTCTGAGATTGGAGACAGTACTCATCTTGTCTCAAAAGTAAAAAAGTGTTACACTATTGTATACACCCTTATATTATACTAGGATTATTGTGTTTCCATAGCTAGGGTTGACagtgaggacttgtgaagagcagaatcaaccACCAATTAAATTTCagttcaatttaaggggctttttcggcatgtgaaacatatgtttacattgccaaagcatttGAAATACCTCTACATAATCAAAACAGTTGCTCTGTGAGAAGGTGTTAAAGTTCACAGAtagccactggggagccaggcccagccaatcagaatgagtttttcccacaaaagggctttattacagacagaaatactcctcagtttcatcatctGTCCGGATGGCTGGTGTCTGACGATCCCGCGGGTGAAATAGGCGGATGTGGAGGTGCTGgtctggtgtggttacacgtgatctgcggttgtgagggcggttggacgtactgccaaattctctaaaacgatgttgaggcagtagaaatgaacattcaattctctggcaacagctctggtggacattcctgcagtcagcatgccaattgcacgctcgctcaaaacttgacatctgtggcattgtgttgtgtgacaaaactgcacattttagagtggccttttattgtccccaacacaaggtgcacctgtgtaatgatcatgctgtttaatcagcttcctgatatgccacacctgtcaggtggatagattatcttgggaaaggataaatgctcactaacagagatataAATACATTTGTGGACAAAATATGAAAGAAatgtttgtgcatatggaaaatttctgggatattttatttcagctcatcaaacacgggaccaacactttatatttatatttttgttcagtataaatgccAGCTGAAGTGTGGCTCTGGCCCCAAGTTCCACCAGGTCTGCCAAAGCCATGCCCAGTGAGACATGGGTGGCGGCCCGCGTAGATGGACACAGAAAAGTCTGAGCCTTTTGGGTTAAACACTGGGATAAATCCTGTATGGAAATGCACCATGATTGTGCACATTTTCCTTCCAACCTTTACTTGATTGAATATGTTGGCAATGATCAAATTCATAGACTGCAAGGTGAATTTTGATTGGACTCATCGCATCAATCTAATTTTAAAAGGACTGCTGGCACCAGCAACAGAATGTCCTACCCACACAATTACACTAAGATCAGGTCATTCGAACAAAATTGAGTCAAGGCGGGAAGAAATTCCACACACTGTGGCACTCAAGTGTTGACTTTGCAAATTGGTCCCAGTACGGGGCCCTGAGACACTACGGAGCAAGAGTCAGACATACTTGTGAGATTTCTTCATGTTGGCTCCGTCGGGGCCCTCTCCACAGTCATAGGCCTGGATGGTGAAGGTGTGCTCCTTCTGGAGTTCACAGTCCAGCTTGTCTTTAGCTCGAATGACTCCCTCACCCGTGGACTTGTCCAGGACCACTGCCTCAAAGGGAACATTCTGCCCATGGATCCTGAAGCCACAAATCTCACCTGAACAGGTCAAGAATCGAAAAAGTGTTTGTTTAGAAGGGGAAAGTTCCTTCTTGAAGTCTACAGTCAAATTAGTAAGAAAACACTATGTATACACAAACTTAAATAAAGAACAGCCAAAGGTTTTGGCAGCCAGGGATTTGTACATTTGGGGGCAGGGGGTGTCTGTGGAGGAAGCCAGAAGCATTGTTGTATGGGTGAGTacttgaggggaggggaggggggagtgggGACATTTAGCATAATAGTGGGCTGACTGATCACATCGCATCCAGTCATGCATGTTGAAACCAATAAATATGTGGACAGGCATTTCACAGGAGTACTTTACACCACAACAATTAAACTAATCAAACCAAACCAAAATGAAGAGGGAGTGCAAAGCCAATATTGGAGCAAGATATTAAAATCAGTGCATTTCATTGTCAGGCTATAAATTACAGGGCAATTCCAGAAGAAAAGAAGGAGTGAACATAGGAAAAAGAAAGGAAACCTAAATCAAAATATTAAAAGTTTACAGTAGAAGTAATATGAAACGATTACGATAAAGTGGTCCGGTATCAAATGGCACTAAACCTAATACAGTGAAGAAAAACAAAATGAACAAATTAAAATAATCCATTAAAAGTTCATTTTGGAGTGAAGGAAGTCTTCCTGTGCAATTTTGCCTCGCACCCCAAACTATTTAGAAATGAATACAAAATGAAATAATAGAGGATCAAACCAGTACAATAGCAGTAGTCAAACAAAAGTACTGGATGAGAACTGGGGTTAGAAATATCAACTTGCTCGACATCCACATCAAATGACAACTGCAGCCATGCTAATGGTAGAGATTAGTGGTGGAAAAGATGCAACAACAGAAACCTCACAGCAGAGAGAGTTTGCATTAACAACCTCAGTGACTTTGCTTTGAAAAATCGAGAAATTACAAGTTGCCAGTGGTCAAAATCATGGTTTAAATCATCtttaatataatttttttaaagtaaTACCGGCACATTTCAAATTTGGTTCTTTTTTGAGAGGCACCAATGATATTGGTGTGCAGTTTATTGTCCATACATAATACTACACTATGACAAAAATGTCATTATCAAATTTAATTTCCCAACATTTAGCATGGGTTTCACCAGGTTGTATTTTCTTAATAAATATTCAACTCAAGGCAGAATTGTTCATTTAAAGTAACTGTCTCAAATTGGCTTTGATATCAGTCTTGGTTGATTGTTCATGATGAATTTGCCAAAATGACAGACAACTTTGGGACCAACTCCTGACTTTAGCACCTTTTCCCTGATCGTGGCTGAAATACTGTTAGGGTCTGCAAACTACAATGGATGTCTCATGCACAGATATTTCTAAGTACACACAGCCCCACATCACACTTTTCATCCAGTTGTTGTATTTTCCAAAAATTTGGGGTGAGAGAAAAGTAAAagttaaacaaaaacaaatgggGAGGAGATTAAAGAGCATGGCAGGAGTTTCTGTCTAAAAGTGCGGATGCTAGTTTGCGTTAGTGGGTTAATAATAAAAAAACTGAGCACAAGACAGGAGAAAGAGCCCATCATCACCTTCTTTGGTGAAGGTCACCTCAAAACTTTCTACAAGAAGGGAGAGAAAATCAACCCAGGTCAGTCAGAAAAGTTGAATTTCAGAGGTTACACAGAGAGGACAAGatagagttgaagtcagaagtttacatacaccttagccaaatacatttaaaaactcagtttttcacaattcctgacatttaatcctagtaagaattccctgttttaggtcagttaggatcaccactttattttaagaatgtgaaatgtcaaaataatagtagagagaatgattcatttcagcttttatttctttcatcacattcccagtttggtcagaagtttacatacactcaattagtatttggtagtattgcctttaaattgttaaacttgggtcaaacgtttcaggtagggctttgtgatggccactccaataccttgactttgttgttcttaagccattttgccacgttgtgcagttgcaaaccgtagtctggcttttttatgctggttttggagcagtggcttcttccttgctgaccggcctttcaggttatgtcaatataggactccttttactgtggatatagatacttttgtaccggtttcctccagcatcttcacaaggtcctttgctgttgttctgggattgatttgcacttttcgcatcaaagtacgttcatctctaggagacagaacacgtctccttcctgagcggtatggcggctgcgtggtcccatggtgtttatacctgcgtactattgtttgtacagatgaacgtggtaccttcaggcgtttggaaattgctcccaaggatgaaccagacttgtggaggtctacaatttggaGGTctacagacttgtggaggtcttgtctgatttcttttgaatttcccatgacatcaagcaaagaggcactgagtttgaaggtaggccttgaaatacatccacaggtacacctccaattgactcaaattatgtcaattagcctatcagaagcttctaaagccatgacatcattttctggaattttccaagctgtttaaaggcactatcaactttgtgtatgtaaacttgacccactggaattatagtgaattataagtgaaataatctgtctgtaaacaattgttggaaaaattacttgtgtcatgcacaaagtagatgtcctaaccgacttgccaaaactacagtttgttaattttaatgactccaacttaagtgtatgtaaacttctgacttcaactgtacatactttTGCCATATATGGATACACATTCACATTGAGAGTTTGGATTCAAATTTGACGTGCAAATCAATACACAGCCCAAAAAGCCCTCTTC
It encodes the following:
- the clstn1 gene encoding calsyntenin-1 isoform X1, with product MQIRRYKHFASVVGLVLGLLCAVEAAKVNKHKPWIETTYHGIVTENDDKVLLDPPLIALDKDAPLRYAESFEVTFTKEGEICGFRIHGQNVPFEAVVLDKSTGEGVIRAKDKLDCELQKEHTFTIQAYDCGEGPDGANMKKSHKATVHIQVNDINEYSPVFTEKSYKATVIEGKKYDSILKVEAVDADCSFQFSQICSYEIVTPDVPFTVDKDGFIKNTEKLNYSKERMYKLTVTAYDCGKNRASEDVLVKINIKPTCKPGWQGFNKRIEYEPGTGSLALFPSMHLETCEEPITSIQANIELETNHIGKGCDRDTYSEKSLHKLCGASAGTVELLPAPSSSANWTVGLPTDNGHDSDQVFEFNGTQAIKVPEGVVSTSLKEPFTVSVWMRHGPGAREKETILCNSDKTEMNRHHYSLYVHNCHLILLLRQDPAEAENYKPAEFHWKLDQVCDKEWHHYVLNVEFPSVALFVDGATFEPFLVTEDYPLHSSKIGMQLTIGACWQDNPGHDKDNETVSEPSTGGNARMSQFFRGNLAGLMIRSGKLENKKVIDCLYTCKEGLDVQLPEEVASAVKVAFNPNQSSLTVEGDDIEAFDKVMQHISYLNSRQFPTPGIRHLRVSTTVKCFNEETCILVPEAAGYVMVLQPEEPKISLSGIDHFARGAAEFESPEGVTLFPELRIVSTITREVEAETEPEATEATEGAEDDPTVQETVVSEEIMHNLDTCEVTALGDELDGEHETLEVDQAQVQQRGLEMTSSNLGLVLTGVNTMANYEQVLHLIRYKNWHTEALFDRKFKLFCSELNGRYISNDFKVEVNVIHTANPMDHANNAMVQPNFINPVHHASVDLSGHNLVNAHQASVVPSAATIVIVVCVSFLVFMIILGVFRIRSAHQRTMRDTEGGKENEMDWDDSALTITVNPMETYEDQHSSEEEEEEEEESEEGEEEDDITSAESESSEDEEAGEPEDQQGASRQQQLEWDDSTLTY
- the clstn1 gene encoding calsyntenin-1 isoform X2 produces the protein MQIRRYKHFASVVGLVLGLLCAVEAAKVNKHKPWIETTYHGIVTENDDKVLLDPPLIALDKDAPLRYAGEICGFRIHGQNVPFEAVVLDKSTGEGVIRAKDKLDCELQKEHTFTIQAYDCGEGPDGANMKKSHKATVHIQVNDINEYSPVFTEKSYKATVIEGKKYDSILKVEAVDADCSFQFSQICSYEIVTPDVPFTVDKDGFIKNTEKLNYSKERMYKLTVTAYDCGKNRASEDVLVKINIKPTCKPGWQGFNKRIEYEPGTGSLALFPSMHLETCEEPITSIQANIELETNHIGKGCDRDTYSEKSLHKLCGASAGTVELLPAPSSSANWTVGLPTDNGHDSDQVFEFNGTQAIKVPEGVVSTSLKEPFTVSVWMRHGPGAREKETILCNSDKTEMNRHHYSLYVHNCHLILLLRQDPAEAENYKPAEFHWKLDQVCDKEWHHYVLNVEFPSVALFVDGATFEPFLVTEDYPLHSSKIGMQLTIGACWQDNPGHDKDNETVSEPSTGGNARMSQFFRGNLAGLMIRSGKLENKKVIDCLYTCKEGLDVQLPEEVASAVKVAFNPNQSSLTVEGDDIEAFDKVMQHISYLNSRQFPTPGIRHLRVSTTVKCFNEETCILVPEAAGYVMVLQPEEPKISLSGIDHFARGAAEFESPEGVTLFPELRIVSTITREVEAETEPEATEATEGAEDDPTVQETVVSEEIMHNLDTCEVTALGDELDGEHETLEVDQAQVQQRGLEMTSSNLGLVLTGVNTMANYEQVLHLIRYKNWHTEALFDRKFKLFCSELNGRYISNDFKVEVNVIHTANPMDHANNAMVQPNFINPVHHASVDLSGHNLVNAHQASVVPSAATIVIVVCVSFLVFMIILGVFRIRSAHQRTMRDTEGGKENEMDWDDSALTITVNPMETYEDQHSSEEEEEEEEESEEGEEEDDITSAESESSEDEEAGEPEDQQGASRQQQLEWDDSTLTY